AATCAATACTAATGGTAAGTAAAATCAAACATGCTGGGAGCAAATAACGCGAAGCAACGTAGTAAACATTAGAGCTATGCCCATCTACAATGCCAAACGTATTGAGTAAAGAAGGTAAAAAATAACACAGCAATAATGCCGGTACATATTTATAAAATGCTTTTAGTTTGGGGTTCTCGCTGCTAGAGGTTTTAAAAATAAACCCTAAAATTACCGCAAGCAAACCCAGTACAACAGCATCATTAGTAATTAATGCAGTGTGAGTATCAGCCATATTTGTTCCTATTCTTAATGGTGTGTTTTATTATTATCTTCAAGTTCTTCTAGTTGATGCTGAATAATTTCAATTGCCGGGTCGTCTGGGCACTCATCAATAAAAAACTGTAAATCATCGCGTGCCATTTTAGGACAATCTAGCTGATTGAGTAAGTAACCTCTGTCGCGTCTCTCGTACGGGTCATCGCCTAAAAGCTCCATTAGCAACTCAACACAAACTAAAGCATGGCCAAATTTATTCTCGCTAATAAACGACCATTTTTGCTGCGCTAAAAACAGTTTATAAACTTCATCGTTATAAATAAGTTCAAGTGGCTCTTGCTCTTGGCCATTTTCTTCATCTGCATTTTCAGGAATGATGTACCAACTTTGTTGTCCGCTACTAGGCTCAATAATGTAGCCTTCTTCATCACTTATAGCGACATGCACGCTAATATCGCCTTGATTAATACACACACTGGCGTCTAATTGCGCTTGCTCAAGCAAGTGTGTTAATAAAATGCCTAATGTGGTTATAGAGCCGCTGCGCATAGTGAGTGTATAGCTTAAGCTGTT
The genomic region above belongs to Pseudoalteromonas sp. MM1 and contains:
- a CDS encoding tetratricopeptide repeat protein, producing MTTLGYDEHDESYLDDAYDEFTPPPLYRCINAESKWDPQIDLAPTFSVLTDFEQQISALCVKQKDPHDRLEALLDIFYSKWLFSASGLKVPEHKINSLSYTLTMRSGSITTLGILLTHLLEQAQLDASVCINQGDISVHVAISDEEGYIIEPSSGQQSWYIIPENADEENGQEQEPLELIYNDEVYKLFLAQQKWSFISENKFGHALVCVELLMELLGDDPYERRDRGYLLNQLDCPKMARDDLQFFIDECPDDPAIEIIQHQLEELEDNNKTHH